The Agromyces sp. LHK192 genome includes a window with the following:
- a CDS encoding cytochrome ubiquinol oxidase subunit I, with amino-acid sequence MSEIDLARLAFALSAALHWVFVIVTLGLVPIVATLHTVAVATGNPRTEQLTRHLGQVYLINYATGIVSGLVMEFQIGMNWSGLGEVTGNVFGAPLAIETIVAFFAEATFLGLWIFGWRVLPRWLHVALIWLVVATAYLSAFWVLVANGFMHNPVGFELRDGVAVLTDFGAVLANRSTWLALAHIVGAAGWVGGFVVAGIGARMLLRDRADASGRTLVRIGIPIVAVAAPLLVVAGGMQFPFARTSDASVEFAASPGWADVLLGVMALFGVLTTLATWFAMLPLLIRTAVARVRPLLHLMVWMMPVPVLVAVCGWIVRETARQPWAVAGVVTVEDAATTLPVGMLAAFGVATVAVTATLLVVDWSLIARTIARGPEASALGAGPAADVGAPVVAQEVRY; translated from the coding sequence GTGTCCGAGATCGACCTCGCGCGCCTCGCGTTCGCGCTCAGTGCCGCGCTGCACTGGGTGTTCGTCATCGTGACGCTCGGCCTCGTGCCCATCGTCGCGACGCTGCACACGGTCGCCGTGGCGACCGGGAACCCGCGCACCGAGCAGCTCACGCGACACCTCGGCCAGGTGTACCTCATCAACTACGCGACGGGCATCGTCTCGGGCCTCGTGATGGAGTTCCAGATCGGCATGAACTGGTCGGGGCTCGGCGAGGTGACCGGCAACGTGTTCGGGGCGCCGCTCGCGATCGAGACGATCGTCGCCTTCTTCGCCGAGGCCACGTTCCTCGGCCTGTGGATCTTCGGCTGGCGCGTCCTCCCGCGCTGGCTGCACGTCGCACTCATCTGGCTGGTCGTCGCGACCGCGTACCTCTCGGCGTTCTGGGTCCTGGTGGCCAACGGGTTCATGCACAACCCCGTCGGCTTCGAACTGCGCGACGGCGTGGCGGTGCTCACCGACTTCGGCGCGGTGCTCGCCAACCGCAGCACCTGGCTCGCCCTCGCGCATATCGTCGGCGCCGCCGGCTGGGTGGGCGGTTTCGTCGTCGCCGGCATCGGGGCGAGGATGCTGCTGCGCGACCGGGCGGATGCCTCGGGCCGCACGCTCGTGCGCATCGGCATCCCGATCGTGGCGGTGGCGGCACCGCTGCTCGTCGTCGCGGGCGGCATGCAGTTCCCCTTCGCACGCACCTCGGACGCATCGGTCGAGTTCGCGGCCTCGCCGGGGTGGGCCGACGTGCTCCTCGGCGTCATGGCCCTGTTCGGCGTGCTGACCACGCTCGCGACCTGGTTCGCGATGCTGCCGCTGCTGATCCGCACGGCGGTCGCGAGGGTGCGCCCGCTGCTGCACCTGATGGTGTGGATGATGCCCGTGCCCGTGCTCGTCGCCGTGTGCGGCTGGATCGTGCGGGAGACCGCGCGCCAGCCGTGGGCGGTGGCCGGAGTGGTCACCGTCGAGGACGCCGCGACGACGCTCCCGGTCGGCATGCTGGCCGCCTTCGGCGTCGCGACCGTCGCGGTCACGGCGACCCTGCTGGTCGTCGACTGGTCGCTCATCGCCCGCACGATCGCGCGGGGGCCCGAGGCATCCGCCCTCGGGGCCGGGCCCGCCGCCGACGTCGGAGCGCCCGTCGTGGCGCAGGAGGTGAGGTACTGA
- a CDS encoding cytochrome d ubiquinol oxidase subunit II: MDAALIAVQATLAVLLAGYLVVEGGVIGAGMRAWPARTTASTTARTTAAAPAHPGTGIGVGFLLSEAWTVAVIGLLAGAFTAYEAGLLVGAYPFAAAYLVAWLVRDGALWFGPRRASARWARTWSRLLAASSAVMASASGALLGAAVAVAPAGHHVEAGAAIASPLVWLGAITAPVLMRLLGSADASRTRTAATIAAAGFAVALVAVGSPVLTGLASDPATLAVIAAAGLPVLVPVIAVQFAWWLRSRSPSPFFTWPSPAAAAPVPAAAPAA, from the coding sequence ATGGATGCCGCGCTCATCGCGGTGCAGGCGACGCTCGCCGTGCTCCTCGCCGGCTACCTCGTGGTCGAGGGCGGCGTCATCGGGGCAGGCATGCGGGCCTGGCCGGCACGCACGACCGCGAGCACCACCGCGCGCACGACGGCCGCGGCTCCCGCGCATCCCGGCACCGGCATCGGCGTCGGGTTCCTCCTGTCGGAGGCGTGGACCGTCGCGGTCATCGGCCTCCTCGCCGGCGCGTTCACGGCATACGAGGCCGGGCTGCTCGTCGGTGCGTACCCGTTCGCCGCGGCGTACCTCGTCGCCTGGCTCGTGCGCGACGGGGCGCTCTGGTTCGGGCCGCGCCGCGCGTCGGCCCGCTGGGCGCGCACGTGGTCGAGGCTGCTCGCTGCCTCGAGCGCCGTGATGGCCTCGGCATCCGGTGCCCTGCTCGGCGCGGCCGTCGCCGTCGCTCCCGCCGGACATCACGTCGAGGCCGGTGCCGCGATCGCCTCGCCGCTCGTCTGGCTCGGCGCGATCACGGCGCCGGTGCTGATGCGGCTGCTCGGAAGCGCCGATGCCTCCCGCACCCGGACCGCCGCGACGATCGCGGCCGCCGGGTTCGCCGTCGCGCTCGTCGCCGTCGGCAGCCCGGTGCTCACGGGCCTGGCCTCGGATCCGGCGACGCTCGCCGTGATCGCGGCGGCCGGCCTGCCGGTGCTGGTGCCCGTGATCGCCGTGCAATTCGCGTGGTGGTTGCGGAGCCGCTCGCCGTCCCCGTTCTTCACGTGGCCGTCGCCTGCTGCGGCGGCGCCTGTGCCTGCGGCTGCGCCGGCGGCGTGA
- the nhaA gene encoding Na+/H+ antiporter NhaA, whose product MHLLRSERLSAILLLIAAGLGLLLANLSFGPELIDLKNAHIDLHAIGLDLSVGHWISDGLLAVFFFIVAVELKRELVIGELNSLSKALLPAIAAIGGVVVPALIFLAFTFGTETANGWPIPTATDIAFALGILAVFGRWLPMRVRVFLLALAVIDDLIAILFIAFFFTADADLASLGFAAIAIALFGAVSRIMKPRSPWILARRPQWPIVLVLCVLAVLAWYFVYQSGVHATIAGVALGFVMSRRPGGRAAHALEPWSNGVILPLFALSAAMVAIPQVRPSELDPAFWGILVGLPVGKIIGITLVGVLSALVVRKKSGTPALGFTDLLVVGALGGVGFTVSLLMNELAFAAQRDVADEGTLAVLLGSGIAIVISAIAVTLRSNWYRTQKRASKGVGGAFSR is encoded by the coding sequence ATGCACCTGCTCCGTTCCGAACGACTCTCCGCCATCCTGCTGCTCATCGCGGCAGGGCTCGGCCTCCTCCTCGCGAACCTGTCATTCGGCCCCGAGCTGATCGACCTCAAGAACGCGCACATCGACCTGCACGCGATCGGGCTCGACCTCTCGGTCGGCCACTGGATCAGCGACGGCCTGCTCGCGGTCTTCTTCTTCATCGTCGCCGTCGAACTCAAGCGCGAGCTCGTGATCGGCGAACTCAACTCGTTGTCGAAGGCGCTGCTGCCGGCGATCGCCGCGATCGGCGGCGTGGTCGTGCCCGCGCTCATCTTCCTCGCCTTCACGTTCGGCACGGAGACGGCCAACGGCTGGCCGATCCCCACCGCGACCGACATCGCGTTCGCCCTCGGCATCCTGGCGGTGTTCGGCCGCTGGCTGCCCATGCGCGTGCGCGTGTTCCTGCTCGCGCTCGCCGTGATCGACGACCTCATCGCGATCCTGTTCATCGCGTTCTTCTTCACCGCCGACGCCGACCTCGCCTCGCTCGGGTTCGCGGCGATCGCGATCGCCCTGTTCGGCGCGGTCAGCCGCATCATGAAGCCCCGCTCGCCGTGGATCCTCGCGCGCAGGCCGCAGTGGCCGATCGTCCTCGTGCTGTGCGTGCTCGCGGTGCTCGCCTGGTACTTCGTCTACCAGTCGGGCGTGCACGCCACGATCGCGGGCGTCGCCCTCGGGTTCGTGATGTCGCGCCGCCCCGGCGGGCGCGCGGCGCACGCGCTCGAACCGTGGTCGAACGGCGTCATCCTGCCGCTGTTCGCCCTGTCGGCCGCGATGGTCGCGATCCCGCAGGTGCGTCCGAGCGAACTCGACCCGGCGTTCTGGGGCATCCTCGTCGGCCTGCCGGTCGGCAAGATCATCGGCATCACGCTCGTCGGCGTGCTCTCGGCGCTCGTCGTGCGGAAGAAATCGGGCACCCCGGCTCTCGGGTTCACCGACCTCCTCGTCGTCGGAGCCCTCGGCGGCGTGGGCTTCACGGTGTCGCTCCTCATGAACGAACTCGCGTTCGCCGCGCAGCGGGACGTCGCCGACGAGGGCACGCTCGCGGTACTCCTCGGGTCGGGCATCGCGATCGTGATCTCCGCGATCGCGGTCACGCTGCGCTCGAACTGGTATCGCACGCAGAAGCGCGCATCCAAGGGCGTCGGCGGCGCGTTCTCGCGCTGA
- the hisS gene encoding histidine--tRNA ligase, which translates to MAASVTPPRGMRDFLPAEKARREHALGVIRRVYASHGFDEIETPVMEDASRLHAGLGGDNEKLAFAVMKRGLTGDDLAAAAASGDALSLADLGLRYDLTVPLARFYATHQAELPPVFRAIQIAPVWRAERPQKGRYRQFVQCDIDIIGEAGPLAELELLTATVAALDELGLTGCTIRLNDRRILAGVLASWGVADDLRERALITIDKLDKIGPEGVARELRELGIVGGSADVAAELVALANADWHLHDGVVPPPSWLDLDAYRDLLALRTALPGAAIEFDPTLVRGMGYYTGTIFEIAHPDFGYSLGGGGRYDGMIGRFLGREVPACGFSIGFERIVDLIGASAADRPRAVVLVYDADVPQGALLALKAELVASGARVRLERRVKNFRALLDRVTADGFDAFAPVTADATDASSLAFRELGA; encoded by the coding sequence ATGGCCGCTTCCGTCACGCCCCCGCGCGGCATGCGCGACTTCCTGCCCGCCGAGAAGGCCCGTCGCGAGCACGCGCTCGGCGTCATCCGCCGCGTGTACGCGTCGCACGGCTTCGACGAGATCGAGACGCCGGTGATGGAGGACGCCTCGCGCCTGCACGCCGGGCTCGGCGGCGACAACGAGAAGCTCGCGTTCGCGGTCATGAAGCGAGGGCTCACGGGCGACGACCTCGCGGCGGCGGCGGCCTCCGGCGACGCGCTCTCGCTCGCGGACCTCGGCCTGCGATACGACCTCACCGTGCCGCTGGCGCGGTTCTACGCCACGCACCAGGCCGAGCTCCCTCCGGTCTTCCGGGCGATCCAGATCGCGCCGGTCTGGCGCGCCGAGCGCCCGCAGAAGGGCCGATACCGGCAATTCGTGCAGTGCGACATCGACATCATCGGCGAGGCGGGGCCGCTCGCCGAACTCGAGCTGCTCACCGCGACCGTCGCCGCCCTCGACGAGCTCGGGCTCACCGGCTGCACGATCCGCCTCAACGACCGGCGCATCCTCGCGGGGGTGCTCGCGTCATGGGGCGTCGCCGACGACCTGCGGGAGCGCGCGCTCATCACCATCGACAAGCTCGACAAGATCGGCCCGGAGGGCGTGGCCCGCGAACTGCGGGAGCTCGGCATCGTCGGCGGGTCGGCGGATGTCGCGGCCGAGCTCGTGGCGCTCGCGAACGCCGACTGGCACTTGCACGACGGGGTCGTGCCGCCGCCGTCGTGGCTCGACCTCGACGCGTACCGCGACCTGCTCGCGCTCCGTACCGCCCTGCCCGGGGCGGCGATCGAGTTCGACCCGACCCTGGTGCGCGGCATGGGCTACTACACCGGCACGATCTTCGAGATCGCCCACCCCGACTTCGGCTACTCGCTCGGCGGCGGCGGCCGGTACGACGGGATGATCGGCCGGTTCCTCGGCCGCGAGGTTCCCGCGTGCGGGTTCTCGATCGGGTTCGAGCGGATCGTCGACCTCATCGGCGCCTCGGCCGCCGATCGGCCCCGCGCCGTCGTGCTCGTCTACGACGCCGACGTCCCGCAGGGCGCGCTGCTCGCGCTCAAGGCCGAGCTCGTGGCATCCGGCGCCAGGGTGCGGCTGGAACGCCGCGTGAAGAACTTCCGGGCGCTGCTCGACCGCGTCACCGCCGACGGCTTCGACGCGTTCGCGCCGGTCACCGCCGACGCGACGGATGCCTCGAGCCTGGCATTCCGCGAACTCGGAGCCTGA
- the mfd gene encoding transcription-repair coupling factor has product MSLQGLNTALSRASTVDRALAEAQRNADFSVPTGFDPALIAALLQRRADAGLAPAVLVVTPTSREGEALRAAIAPYLPDAELVEFPAWETLPHERLSPSAETVGRRLHALRRMREWSQGAGERHPLVIVASVRAALQPIADNLADLEPIVLAPGGRGHDLARIAEQLVDLAYARVDLVSRRGEFAVRGGILDVFPPTADHPVRVDFFGDEVEEIRAFSVADQRSLPERIEHVRLSPSRELLLTPAVRQRAREMQHEFPTLAGMLEKLGEGIPVEGMESLAPALLDRLVPLAHYLPEQAAVAVVEPERVAGRAASLAETNREFLGAAWSAATMGAEAPIDLAAGDFLSIRDLREAALFSAPGEADPQRVWWTFSAFDAGEAAEDAATDSGIDGSYVRVGASTVPSFQGNVDGAVQHVGDRLRDGWSLVLAAAGIGLVERARDVLADHGLAGRIVEEVPADLEPGVAYLVQADASRGYEVAEAKLGLIAEAEFYGRSAGYDARQGKKLAARRRNVVDPLQLKPGDHVVHSTHGIGRFVEMVQREVATGTRPKGPSRTAGIAAQPTAVREYLVIEYAPSKRGQPGDRLFVPMDQLDLLSRYVGGEAPSLSKMGGSDWAQAKGRARKAVRDIAVELVKLYSARMASKGHAFGPDTPWQHELEEAFPYAETHDQLQTIDEVKADMERPIPMDRLLAGDVGFGKTEVAVRAAFKAIQDGKQVAMLVPTTLLAKQHLETFNERFAGFPVHVRPLSRFQTDREVRETLAGLVDGTVDMVIGTHRILTEKVVFKDLGLMIIDEEQRFGVEHKDALKKLKTNVDILAMSATPIPRTLEMAVTGIREMSTLATPPEDRHPILTYVGPYTEQQVGAAIRREMLREGQVFFVHNRVSSINRVAAQLAELVPEARIAVAHGQLNEHVLEQIVNDFWERKFDVLVSTTIIETGLDISNANTIIIDRADKYGLSQLHQLRGRVGRGRERAYAYFLYDPAKPLSETAHDRLSTIAANNELGGGMQIALKDLEIRGAGNLLGAEQAGHIAGVGFDLYLRMIGEAVSAFRGDVAEGQTELRLELPVDAHIPEEYIESERLRLEAYQKLSAASGPAAKDGQIDLVVEELVDRYGEPPETVQHLVSVSRLRRQAQVAGLSDLIATGTKLRIAPARIPDSRRVRLERLYPGAKVFAQNDVILVPFPTPGGEAPGDADLIEWVSRLLTAIFPVEQPADGSAGGATAEASVR; this is encoded by the coding sequence GTGAGTCTGCAGGGTCTGAACACGGCGCTTTCGCGCGCCTCCACGGTCGATCGAGCCCTCGCCGAAGCGCAGCGCAACGCCGACTTCTCGGTGCCGACCGGGTTCGACCCGGCCCTGATCGCGGCCCTGCTGCAGCGCCGCGCCGACGCCGGGCTCGCGCCCGCCGTGCTCGTCGTGACGCCGACGAGCCGCGAGGGCGAGGCGCTGCGAGCCGCGATCGCGCCGTACCTGCCCGACGCCGAGCTCGTCGAGTTCCCCGCGTGGGAGACCCTGCCGCACGAGCGACTGAGCCCCTCCGCCGAGACGGTCGGGCGCCGGCTGCACGCGCTGCGCCGCATGCGCGAGTGGTCGCAGGGCGCGGGGGAGCGGCATCCGCTGGTCATCGTCGCGTCGGTTCGCGCAGCCCTTCAGCCGATCGCCGACAACCTCGCCGACCTCGAGCCGATCGTGCTCGCACCCGGCGGCCGCGGGCACGACCTCGCGCGCATCGCCGAGCAGCTCGTCGACCTCGCGTACGCGCGCGTCGACCTGGTCTCGCGCCGCGGCGAGTTCGCGGTGCGCGGCGGCATCCTCGACGTCTTCCCGCCGACGGCCGACCACCCCGTGCGGGTCGACTTCTTCGGCGACGAGGTCGAGGAGATCCGCGCGTTCTCGGTCGCCGACCAGCGGTCGCTGCCCGAGCGCATCGAGCACGTCCGCCTCTCGCCCAGCCGCGAACTGCTGCTGACCCCGGCGGTGCGCCAGCGCGCGAGAGAGATGCAGCACGAGTTCCCCACGCTCGCGGGCATGCTCGAGAAGCTCGGCGAGGGCATCCCGGTCGAGGGCATGGAGTCGCTGGCACCCGCCCTGCTCGACCGGCTGGTGCCCCTCGCCCACTACCTGCCGGAGCAGGCGGCCGTCGCCGTCGTCGAGCCCGAGCGCGTCGCCGGCCGTGCCGCGAGCCTCGCCGAGACGAACCGCGAGTTCCTGGGTGCGGCGTGGAGTGCCGCGACGATGGGCGCCGAGGCCCCGATCGACCTCGCCGCGGGCGACTTCCTGAGCATCCGCGACCTCCGCGAGGCCGCCCTGTTCAGCGCTCCCGGCGAGGCGGACCCGCAGCGCGTGTGGTGGACCTTCTCGGCGTTCGACGCCGGGGAGGCGGCTGAGGACGCCGCGACCGACAGCGGCATCGACGGCTCGTACGTCCGCGTCGGCGCTTCGACGGTGCCGAGCTTCCAGGGCAACGTCGACGGCGCCGTGCAGCACGTGGGCGATCGCCTGCGCGACGGCTGGAGCCTCGTGCTCGCCGCCGCCGGCATCGGGCTCGTCGAACGCGCACGCGACGTGCTCGCCGACCACGGACTCGCCGGTCGCATCGTCGAGGAGGTGCCGGCCGACCTCGAACCCGGCGTCGCGTACCTCGTCCAGGCCGACGCCTCGCGCGGCTACGAGGTCGCCGAGGCGAAGCTCGGGCTCATCGCCGAAGCCGAGTTCTACGGTCGCAGCGCCGGTTACGACGCCCGCCAGGGCAAGAAGCTCGCCGCTCGGCGCCGCAACGTCGTCGACCCGCTCCAGCTCAAGCCCGGCGACCACGTCGTGCACTCGACGCACGGCATCGGCCGGTTCGTCGAGATGGTGCAGCGCGAGGTCGCGACCGGCACCCGGCCCAAGGGTCCGAGCCGCACCGCCGGCATCGCGGCGCAGCCGACGGCGGTGCGCGAATACCTCGTCATCGAGTACGCGCCGTCCAAGCGCGGCCAGCCGGGCGACCGACTGTTCGTGCCGATGGACCAGCTCGACCTGCTCAGCCGGTACGTCGGCGGCGAGGCTCCGTCGCTCTCGAAGATGGGCGGCAGTGACTGGGCGCAGGCGAAGGGCCGCGCCCGCAAGGCCGTGCGCGATATCGCCGTCGAGCTCGTGAAGCTGTACTCGGCGCGGATGGCGTCGAAGGGGCACGCGTTCGGGCCGGACACGCCGTGGCAGCACGAGCTGGAGGAGGCGTTCCCCTACGCCGAGACGCACGACCAGCTGCAGACCATCGACGAGGTGAAGGCCGACATGGAACGGCCCATCCCGATGGACCGGTTGCTCGCGGGCGACGTCGGCTTCGGCAAGACCGAGGTCGCGGTGCGCGCGGCGTTCAAGGCCATCCAGGACGGCAAGCAGGTCGCGATGCTCGTGCCCACGACCCTGCTCGCCAAGCAGCACCTCGAGACGTTCAACGAGCGGTTCGCCGGGTTCCCGGTGCACGTGCGCCCCCTCAGCCGGTTCCAGACCGACCGGGAGGTGCGCGAGACGCTCGCCGGCCTCGTCGACGGCACCGTCGACATGGTGATCGGCACGCACCGCATCCTCACGGAGAAGGTCGTCTTCAAGGACCTGGGGCTCATGATCATCGACGAGGAGCAGCGGTTCGGCGTCGAGCACAAGGACGCGCTGAAGAAGCTGAAGACGAACGTCGACATCCTGGCGATGAGTGCCACGCCGATCCCGCGCACGCTCGAGATGGCGGTCACCGGCATCCGCGAGATGTCGACGCTCGCGACCCCGCCGGAGGACCGGCATCCGATCCTCACCTATGTCGGGCCTTACACCGAGCAGCAGGTCGGCGCCGCGATCCGGCGCGAGATGCTGCGCGAAGGCCAGGTGTTCTTCGTGCACAACCGCGTCTCGTCGATCAACCGGGTGGCGGCGCAACTCGCCGAGCTCGTGCCCGAGGCCAGGATCGCGGTGGCGCACGGCCAGCTCAACGAGCACGTGCTCGAGCAGATCGTGAACGACTTCTGGGAGCGCAAGTTCGACGTGCTCGTCTCGACGACCATCATCGAGACCGGCCTCGACATCTCGAACGCGAACACGATCATCATCGACCGCGCCGACAAGTACGGCCTCTCGCAGCTGCACCAGCTCCGCGGCCGGGTCGGTCGTGGGCGCGAGCGCGCCTACGCCTACTTCCTCTACGACCCGGCGAAGCCGCTGTCGGAGACGGCGCACGACCGCCTCTCGACGATCGCGGCGAACAACGAGCTCGGCGGCGGCATGCAGATCGCGCTGAAGGACCTCGAGATCCGCGGCGCCGGCAACCTGCTCGGCGCCGAGCAGGCCGGCCACATCGCCGGTGTCGGGTTCGACCTGTACCTGCGCATGATCGGCGAGGCCGTGTCGGCGTTCCGTGGCGACGTCGCCGAGGGGCAGACCGAGCTGCGCCTCGAGCTGCCGGTCGACGCGCACATCCCCGAGGAGTACATCGAGTCCGAGCGGCTCCGGCTCGAGGCCTACCAGAAGCTGTCCGCGGCGTCGGGTCCCGCGGCGAAGGACGGGCAGATCGACCTCGTCGTCGAGGAGCTCGTCGACCGGTACGGCGAACCTCCCGAGACGGTGCAGCACCTCGTGTCGGTGTCGCGGCTGCGCCGCCAGGCGCAGGTCGCCGGCCTCAGCGACCTCATCGCGACCGGCACCAAGCTGCGGATCGCACCGGCGAGGATCCCGGACTCGCGTCGCGTGCGGCTCGAACGCCTCTACCCGGGCGCCAAGGTCTTCGCGCAGAACGACGTGATCCTCGTGCCGTTCCCGACCCCGGGGGGCGAGGCGCCGGGCGACGCCGACCTCATCGAGTGGGTGTCGCGGCTGCTGACGGCGATCTTCCCGGTCGAGCAGCCCGCCGACGGAAGCGCGGGAGGCGCGACGGCTGAGGCATCCGTGCGCTGA
- a CDS encoding YabN family protein has translation MSEHAESGTHEGLEELVAMVARLRAPGGCPWDAEQTHESLVRYLVEECWELVEAIESGDRAEMIEELGDVLYQVLFHADLAAHTPGEHFDIDDVARHMTAKMVSRHPHVFGDREAETAADVVAFWEDLKASEKPHRTSVLDGVPAGMPALALADKVIGKAEKADVAPDASPTAEALVARLADEEELGAELFAIVAAARARGLDPERALRGAIRGFGDRVRGVEAAAG, from the coding sequence ATGAGCGAGCACGCCGAGTCGGGAACGCACGAGGGCCTCGAGGAGCTGGTCGCGATGGTCGCCCGGCTGCGCGCGCCCGGCGGATGCCCCTGGGATGCCGAGCAGACCCATGAGAGCCTCGTGCGCTACCTGGTCGAGGAGTGCTGGGAGCTGGTCGAGGCGATCGAGTCGGGTGACCGCGCCGAGATGATCGAGGAGCTCGGCGACGTGCTGTACCAGGTGCTGTTCCACGCCGACCTCGCCGCCCACACGCCGGGGGAGCACTTCGACATCGACGACGTGGCACGTCACATGACGGCGAAGATGGTGTCGCGGCATCCGCACGTCTTCGGCGACCGCGAGGCCGAGACCGCGGCCGACGTCGTCGCGTTCTGGGAGGACCTCAAGGCGAGCGAGAAGCCGCACCGCACGAGCGTGCTCGACGGCGTGCCGGCCGGCATGCCCGCGTTGGCGCTGGCCGACAAGGTCATCGGCAAGGCCGAGAAGGCGGATGTCGCCCCGGATGCCTCGCCGACGGCGGAGGCCCTCGTCGCTCGACTCGCCGACGAGGAGGAGTTGGGGGCCGAGCTGTTCGCGATCGTCGCGGCCGCGCGTGCGCGCGGCCTCGACCCCGAGCGTGCGCTTCGCGGCGCGATCCGCGGATTCGGCGACCGGGTGCGGGGCGTCGAGGCCGCAGCCGGCTGA
- a CDS encoding LysE family transporter: MSVPLWLALLAASVVISFTPGAGAINTMRNALGVGLLRSIWGILGQQAALVVHIVIVALGLGVLVANSPLLFDVIRYGGAAYLVYLGIRQFLARPVAAPGDDPAAPGGPATSPAATALATESAWSLFRRGLLVNLLNPKAIVFFLAFLPQFIRTDAPLLPQYLMVAATVIAVDVAVMWGFFAIAARSFRRVTRSVRGQTVLNRVFGSLFLVVGVALAAIH, from the coding sequence GTGTCCGTCCCCCTCTGGCTCGCCCTGCTCGCGGCGAGCGTGGTGATCAGCTTCACGCCCGGTGCGGGTGCGATCAACACCATGCGCAACGCGCTCGGCGTCGGCCTGTTGCGCTCGATCTGGGGGATCCTCGGCCAGCAGGCGGCCCTCGTCGTGCACATCGTGATCGTGGCGCTCGGCCTCGGGGTGCTGGTCGCGAATTCGCCGCTGCTGTTCGACGTCATCCGGTACGGCGGTGCGGCGTACCTCGTCTACCTCGGCATCCGGCAGTTCCTCGCGCGCCCGGTGGCGGCGCCGGGCGATGATCCGGCGGCGCCCGGTGGCCCGGCCACGTCGCCGGCGGCCACGGCTCTCGCGACGGAGTCGGCGTGGTCTTTGTTCCGGCGGGGCCTGCTGGTCAACCTGCTGAACCCGAAGGCCATCGTCTTCTTCCTCGCGTTCCTGCCGCAGTTCATCCGGACGGATGCCCCGCTGCTGCCGCAGTACCTCATGGTCGCGGCCACCGTGATCGCGGTCGACGTCGCCGTCATGTGGGGGTTCTTCGCGATCGCCGCGCGGTCGTTCCGACGGGTCACCCGGTCGGTGCGCGGCCAGACGGTGCTCAACCGGGTCTTCGGATCGTTGTTCCTGGTCGTCGGCGTCGCGCTCGCGGCGATCCACTGA